From the Xenopus laevis strain J_2021 chromosome 7L, Xenopus_laevis_v10.1, whole genome shotgun sequence genome, the window atgacagtatccctttaagtataatggaagtgctagttttaatgcacattccctgggcccctgtctcaaaagtaagtttacaaaacaggggttttcagTTACAAAGCCATGATCACAAAgctgaaaagccaccataccacgtcaaggtaaaccccacatggcggtccctaacttgttcgcctttcggccatagtataaaaagtcttactgcatagtagcattcagtgtaatcagtgtctgttgaaccttggtttcagtgaaaaggatctatcctcccccgccagtatgcggcttttaagggagaggcattgtccaaccaacgcccatttttaaaagtataggaccccattagtttaagggggtttactaagactttgctaaagcatttgatacagtgccacacaaaaggttactggttaaattaaggaatgttggcctggaacatagtatttgtacctggatagagaactggctaaaagatagactacaaagagtggtggtaaatggaacattttctaattggaccagtgttgttagtggagtaccgcagggctctgtactaggtcctttgcttttcaacttgtttattaatgacctggaggtgggcattgaaagtactgtttctatttttgtagatgatactaaattgtgcagaactatagattccatgcaggatgctgccactttgcaaagtgatttgtataagttggaaaactgggcagcaaactggaaaatgaggttcaatgttgataaatgcaggttatgcactttggcaaaaataatataaatgcaagttatacactaaatggcagtgtgttgggagtttccttaaatgagaaggatctaggggtctttgtagataacaagttgtctaattctgggcagtgtcattctgtggccactaaagcaaataaagttctgtcttgcataaaaaagggcattaactcaagggatgaaaacataattctgcctctttataggtccctggtgaggcctcatctggagtatgcagtgcagttttggactccagtccttaagagggatataaatgagctggagagagtgcagagactaagtgcaactaaactggttagagggagggaagagttaaattatgaggggagattgtcaaggttggggttgttttctctggaaaaaaggcacttgcgaggggacatgattacactttacaagtacattagaggacattatagataaatagcaggggacctttttacccataaagtggatcaccgtaccagaggcctcccctttagaccagaagaaaagaactttcatttgaagcaacgtagggggttcttcacagtcaggacagtgaggttggggaatgcactgccgggtgatgttgtgatgctgattcagttaatgactataagaatggcttggatgattttttggacagacataatatcaaaggctattgtgatactaaactctatagttaatataggtatgggtatatagaatttaattaaaagtagtgaGGTGTatgtgtttggatgctgggttttcatttggaggggttgaacttgatggactttgtattttttcaacccaatttaactaactaactaactatgtgtaactgatgtgttttgaaaaaggatttttttcatgacagtatccctttaaccacttATACTGTGTCACATTTTTGACCGAAAGCAGTGCTGTACAACAATGTCCATGCTAAGAGCCATGATTGTTTGCTGCAttgttataaaacaataatgtCATATGGGTCTATGAAGCAGACGTGGGGTTGCCAACTTTTCGCCCGGTGCAatccaggcagggggtggggctgtgatgcaGCAGGGGTGGGACCATGATGCAGCGACATGAGGGGCGTGGCTATTGACTGGTTGTCACGTCATTCATAGAAAATCCTGTCCAGTTTTCCTACacctggaaaactgggcaggtggcaactctaagcaGACGGGTCTATGAAACAGAACAGAAAAGTTAAAAGAGTGATACGGCTGAATATATAACTCATTTATGAAAAAGAGTACATACGTTTTTATTGTCGTACATTTTATTAGTGAGTGTGCactactgatgttttttttataaatggaatAACCTGGGGAGGGATACATGCTCTATCCCAATAGTTTAGCTAAAGATGGTAGGAAGTAATAGCTGGCTGTGACATGTACAGATCTAAGAGCAAAGCAGAAAGAGGAGCgggcattttattgtttttatgtttcttgccaaaaaaatttaatgttcAGATCTTTCATGTTCTCTTGATAATCCTTATCAAATTTTTCACTCTGAGCCACAGTGAAATGGTTCTTCCAGTCTCCAGAAACTCCTGTGGGAGAAAAACAGTCAGAAATCggatgtttgtatgtatgttccATTAGAAATGTGTGGTACTAATACATTCATATTGGAGGGATAGTTGGccagattcatttttattaatatatttcatgCTTTATCTCCAAAGACTCCATTGTAGTCTATAGAGAAATCTCATACAAGCCTATACCGTTgaacattttcataaataaaggtggccatacacgggcagataaagctgccgatatcgatcatttagaccaatttggggCTTCCAatgggtcttcccgattgatatctggccaggtctgggaaggtttgatttttacccgacccgTCGGAGctccttggcgtatcgtaattcgatcatttGACCATATGgccaaacgttcgaattacccccgatatagccatgccgttagtggcacatcggggaaagatccactcgtttggcgatgtcgccaaatgagcggatctttgagtctatggccagcttaagaaaccAGAAGAAGCAGGCTTTTCATGATATGAAGCAAAGTTGGGTTGGTTAGAGGACATGAAAGCTACAATTCTTTAAATGGAGGCCCATATATGAGTATACAATGTTAAGTTAAACTAGTTAATATAGTTTAATTTTGCTTTtcctttactttatttatttttctttgctttactATCTTTATACATGTACGCTATCATTGCATATTATAAACCATCAAACGGACGTAGAGAAAGTCCAGAAACCGATCTACATGATGGAAAATGAATCAAAAACAATTTAACATAAATGGAGGCCCATGAGACCTATTGTTCTCGGGGTAGGTGTTGCTGACTGCCAGTGGAAGTGGTGGGGTCTTTCTAGTTATTTGTTTTCAACCCCCATCTCCTTGGTTCAAGGAAGGTATAAGAGGGGAAGAGAGTAAAGCTTAAAAGGTGAGGTGGGGAGGAGATGGGCCGGATaacctttttgtttttctgttttttccccaccCACCCAACCCCTTAAGCTGTACAGGTTCAGTTCTTCAAGAAGACAGAGGTCAGAGGATTGGATGAATTTACACCAGACCTCAAAGCAGCAGAATGATGCAAGACATAAAAAGTGCCAGAGTATTAGGGTTATGACCAGGTTTGTGCAGTACATTGAGACTTGCGCAGAAACCAGTGGTATGGACCACCAAGGGGCCCACTGAGAAAAAAGCAACCAGAGAGAGCAGTCCAAAGGTCTCTGGGCTCCTTTTTGGTGGATGCTCATGTGGCACCAGAGAATGTTTTGGTGGGTAAGGAATTGCAGGCAGTTGCTTGTAGTTTCAAAGTACAGGGCCCAAGGCTAGAAGAGAGCCATGACATTAACACCTGCCTTGAGGATTTGTAAAATGGTGGACTGCAACCATCTTTTTCACTTGGCACCCTGCTTTCtagttcataaatgacccctagtatTTCATTATTGTTATCAGCATAAAAATGTAACTGATTAATACAATACCTTTGCGCATGAAGGTGCCTCTACTTTTATCTAAAACATCATCTGGGATTTGAGTGAAGTTGGACATCTTGTTTTCCTTCATGACTTTAAAAGAAGAATATTTTACAACCGAGTCGATTTCTTCATCGTTTAACTCCTTTCCCAGGAACTTGCAGATTCTCACTACACTGCCCCGCAGATCCTGAAGAATAAGACCCATTAGTTTAAAAAATGAACCCTCAAGGGGTGGAATTATCAACAGTGCAGCCAGAGAACGGGGCAAATTGGGGGCAACATTTTGTATCAAATTTTAGCGGTGCCAAAATCTGCGCCGGTTGGTGAGTTTTGCACATTTGTGATTGAGGTCAGTGGGTGGGACATGGGAGTGAACGTCATAAGGCCTTaaattttatggcaaaaatgAGCAGTTCACAAGCAAGACCAGAACTTTTAGTCAAGGCAGGTGTTGGGGGTCCAGTGGCATTTGACACCTTACAAGAGAAACCAAGAACTCCAGAATCAAGAAGATAAAGTGGCATTTTTATaaaccaatgatccccaaccagtagcttgtgagcaacatgttgttcaccaaccccttggatttttctcccaatggcctcaaagcaggtgcttatattcaaattcctggcttggaggcaaagtttggttgtataaaaactaggtgtactactaaatagagcctcctgaaggctgtcagtccatatacgggctaccaaatagccaatcaaagcccttttttggcatccccatggattgttttcatgcttgtgctcatgtggctcatgggtggtCCAGGGCCTAACAAGACACATGTTCTGTTGCTCAACATGACCGTTTACTCTAATTCTACCTTTTTGTCCATTTTACTAATGATAACAAAATCAAACTCTGTCCTCTCCAAAAACATATAGATGAAGAACTTACATCATGAAAATTCTAATACCTTCCTTCCTGGGTTTTAATCCCTATTGATATTGACATTTACTCCTCTCTCACCTGCTGAAGCTCCTCGTACGTAATGTAGAAAAAGTTGTCCTTGCCCGCCATTTGCATCCAGCCTTTCACATGATCAAACCATGATCCATACATTCCTGAAAGAATAATGACAATAGCAGAAAAGCTGGATAATTGATTGGAACAATTTATTCTGGAGCATTTTGATTCTTCTCGTCATCGCATCACATGGGTTGTGAATGAAGGGCTAGGTTGGCAGTGAGGGCCtaagcccagatttgtggaaaggccaccaaggcccgggccttgggcagcaggattttagggggcgacatgaagcccaaccacacccacattggttcggaaACTCTGGCTCTGATCATGAGCTACAATAGATTTTTatatttcccatgcgccaatccccagtgctcttgacctgatgatgaaaatttgtgcatgtgtacAGATGAAGAAGAGGAAACAAGGATGATgaacggcagcaggcctaggggcacccactgtgtaaatccggccctgggcctAAGAATACATCAGTAAGGTTGAATACCCACCCTTGGCAGCTCTTAAAGCTCTAAAAGATCCCAGTGTACCAAACACAGAAGACAAAAAGTAGCCTGATACATTACAGGTGGTAGATAGAGTTCTTCTGCAAATAATAAACTGTGTCTCTCACTATTGTGCAATGTTTAGTAAATTTTTGGGCAAACATGAATTAAAGCCAATTGCTACACTACatctaaattcgagtgaaggattcgaagtaaaaaaacttcgaatttcgaagtattttttgggctacttcgaccatcgaatgggctacttcgaccttcgactatgactacgacttcgaatcgaaggaatcaaactaaaaatcattcgactattcgaccgttcgatagtcgaagtactgtctctttaaaaaaaacttcgaccccctagttcggcagctaaaagctaccgaagtcaatgttagcctatggggaaggtccccataggcttggctaactttttttgatcgaaggatattccttcaatcgttggattaaaatccttcgaatcgaaggaataatccttcgatcgtacgatcgcagtatttgcgctaaatccttcgacttcgatattcaaagtcgaaggattttaattcctagtcgaatatcgagggttaattaaccctcgatattcgacccttagtgaatcagcccccaagtgtcATAACAGAaataggcttgacaaagggtctcGCATAGGCCCGCAACGTTGCCAAGTTATGAGCTAATAAACAACCGACACTGGTTCAACAGCATCAGAagtgccattggtgttttgtAAGCAAACATACAGAGTGCACTGTAGGTCATAAGCATGAGTGTAGGGAATTAGCAATACCTAGCATTCCCAGTATACACAAAGGTAACCAAACAGCAGCAATGTGTACTATATTGCCATATATATTTTCTAGAATCTGGGGACACACCTATAGACCTAGGATTAGTCAGCATAAAACCAAATAGGAGTTCTAGAGCTGCAGATCACTCCTGTTTCAAGGTGATACAGTATCACCCTAGGAAATAGGCCATTCCATCTCTCTGAGCTTTTGTTAGGTCATAAGTGGAGGAGTTATTCTAACTAGAGTAGTAATTTGTTACTGTCTACTAACACATCTATCAGTGTTTCATTTATCAAATgaagttttgagaaaaaaaagtagtTGCTTGTAGCACCATCTGATGTGCAACTCTGTACCTGTGTTTTATTGCTCAGGTGCAAGTTagacaaataaaatcaaatatctgAAGAGTTATGACCGATTCTACTGTATGTTCCCCTTTGCATATCAGTAGCTCAAAGACTCACCGTTGctttgaaaaaagttttctaaTTCAGCTTCAAAACTTTCTGGTTCTTTAAAGAGCTTCAGTATTTTAGAGAAGTAAAACATGGACACGATGACATCCTTTGGGTTGCGCATTGTGTAAACAACCTGGAAGGATAAAGTAACGTTTTACTGTAAAGCAATGAGGTATTTTGGAGACAAACCAATGCAACCATGAATATGTATCAACCAATATGAAGATCACCTTTAATTGAGGCTTTGGGATTAGAGATACCTTAGggattgcctcacgaggaaactttgggcgacttcggaaaaccgaagcgctccgagtgcgaTCCTGCCAGTGATTCCctttctagccagcgggaaggcattgcggggagattagtcgcccgaagaagaagagatttgtcactgggcgaccaATTTTCCCTAAACCCTACATGTGCCACCACCAACCTTAGACAGGAAAGTAAAGAGGGATGAGGGCACTGTCAGTATAGTTGTGTACATTTATAGGTGGTGTCACCTGATGTCCTGACCCTGTATGGAATCCTTAATTCTTTTTCCCAACCCATTTTTTAGTGGGGGTGGATAAAAATAGAGAGAAATAAAGAATTGCAGGGCTGGTGGGTGAAACAGAAGTGAAAAGGGATGAAAGGTGAAGAGGAGAAATAAGAATAGAGACCATTTAGGGGATTTTGTATTGGAGTGTGTCCATTAATCAATAATTGTGTTTAGTTTGGGAAAAATATGATTCAGTCAATTATTATAGACAATTGTCGTGATTATTTCTAATGAAATAATGCTGTGTGCATGTGTTGCATTATTATAAGGCGTTGTGTGACCCCAAACAGTAAAATGTAGTAAAAGAAACCTGAAACAGTATCATGCAGAAATAATTCAGCTTCAAAAAGACCTGACTATCCTTTTTCATTGCCTTTTTTTTACCTTAGCCTTGGACTTGAAGAATGACTTTGAAAAAATGTGGTAGGGAATATGAGATGAAATTATCCGCGGAGAGGTGAGCTTTTCTGCTTCATCATAGCCCGCAATAGTTTCATACCATGGGGACCTTGACCACATCGGTACGGAATTGACAAAGGTTGGATCTCCATTCTGCTTGATCAGATTCAAAATCTCTGACATCCAGTGGGTacctgcacaggaaggaggagaaGGTTTCAAGATCCTTCAGCATTCTCTAGTCCACTGAAGATAAACTACTCCAATGAAATACCTCCTTACTCACCTGATTTAGGATAGGTAATATTGAAAATATCATCATCCAAGACTTGGAATTCATCTTCTACTTTCTTGAGTATCTCCTCGGAGTGTACAGAGACACAAAAAGTGGCTCCTTTATATGTGAAATTGTCGAATGACATCTTTCTCTAATAGAACAAGGAGTGCCGAAATGTACTGCAGATCAGAAGACAGAATTTAAATACTAAGGCACTTCATAAAGAATGAAAATGTAACTGCCTGGGATTTAATCAGTGTCAGCTCATTGGAAGAATGTCAGTGCCAGGTCTCTTGTGTTCTGCTCTATGAAATGAACTGTTCTTGCTGATGTACAAAATTACCCTTTGGTCTTGTTCTTATCATTTCACCGACACACACGAGTGATAACAATACGCAACCTTGCAAATATCcccaggaacagtaacgtcaaaaaataaaagtgttttaaagtaatgaaaatataatgcagtgttgccctgcactggtaaaactgctgtgtttgcttaagaaacactactattgtttatattaaaaagttgctgtttagccatgggggcagccattcaaaggagaaaaggctcaggttacacagcagataacaaataagctctgtctgtctaatggtgttatctgttatccatcagttatcctgtgccatatagccgtttttcaatttccgccattgctccccagcagcttttttatatgaactatagtagtgtttctgaagcaaacacatcagttttaccagtgcagggcaacagtacatgatattttcataactttaaaacacttacattttttggtgttactgttcctttaatcagagAGGAGCAAACAAGTTCTCCAGAGTTCATCCTCATGGAAGGGTAGGATCACTGAGTTAAAAGCTAATGTTTGGAAACctgaaaaggaatgttctgttcATCTGACCATGGCCTTGTTTTGCCCAAGTGACATACATAGTGCAGCTGTCAAAGGTGCAGCTTCATAAAGATCAACTGCTTATTCTGGCCAGAAATAATGACTTCATAACTGATTAGAGCATGAACATCAACTTTCTACTTCTATCAATAGCTACAACTGACTGTCaagttttataaattatataagacGTCAATGCAGTATTCTTCATTAGGCAATGATTACAATGTGAATTTTAACTATGTATAGTACCCTATTAAAGAACAGCTTCCAAGATAgaatgtaaaggggttgttcaacacttttttgcattttaattcttttcaaattgttttccagaaataacttttttcaattgctttccgttttattttttaaatctaagtttaaactttaatgtccctgtctctggtgtttcagtctggcagctcagtctctaaactgttacaatttgctccattagttgatccatttctcagcagcatctgtggaatattagcaactattgtatcaactctaacagctgcctgtaatggaactcagggattctgctcagcagggacacagataagaaatgtatccactaaatgtatcaatttagaacagtttacagggtcggcgaccccctaccagagctgctttagagctgctttagggtcagggcacacacaagcagattgggggagattagtcgccctgcgacaaatctcctcttctttgcttAGCTGTTACCCAGTCCCTAGTTCAGATTCGACAAACACAATTCTTCGACGGCATACCGCCCCCCAGTTATTgctgcccacaaatctgggcttgtCAGTTTCAAGGTGGCGATTTTTTAGGGTAATTTATAATGAAGAATGCAGtcttcaaaatgcaaaaaaagccaCAATTGTATTTTGCACACCATGTCCTCCATATTTTGAATTTCTGCAGGCTCCTTTACCCCTT encodes:
- the LOC108695915 gene encoding sulfotransferase 2B1-like; translated protein: MSFDNFTYKGATFCVSVHSEEILKKVEDEFQVLDDDIFNITYPKSGTHWMSEILNLIKQNGDPTFVNSVPMWSRSPWYETIAGYDEAEKLTSPRIISSHIPYHIFSKSFFKSKAKVVYTMRNPKDVIVSMFYFSKILKLFKEPESFEAELENFFQSNGMYGSWFDHVKGWMQMAGKDNFFYITYEELQQDLRGSVVRICKFLGKELNDEEIDSVVKYSSFKVMKENKMSNFTQIPDDVLDKSRGTFMRKGVSGDWKNHFTVAQSEKFDKDYQENMKDLNIKFFWQET